A portion of the Nitratidesulfovibrio termitidis HI1 genome contains these proteins:
- the cbiR gene encoding cobamide remodeling phosphodiesterase CbiR codes for MHVPQALTASPRLLSRTVAAPSWVIAGNIHDNCAFLSKKVHEVGLCLFEAEACLAYSDADLPPALAALPLTWHAHLPVDLAWGAGPHGAPGSGAAQVCGLLMDRVAFLGGQRAVLHPPTPKQSEAAGFAGTDGPARLLAAFLSEWTRQGRDPACLLLENIAGQDLADLLPIIAEGNCKVCLDMGHVLTYGQHRLPASAELLRRVRMMHVHAPGGMDRHRPLTELAMEEAAWAARVLPALPPDAVLMVEVFAWDGVLASLPVLERLLDGVSA; via the coding sequence ATGCACGTTCCGCAGGCCCTTACCGCATCGCCTCGGCTTCTGTCCAGAACCGTAGCGGCCCCTTCGTGGGTCATTGCGGGCAACATCCATGATAATTGCGCATTTCTTTCGAAAAAAGTGCACGAGGTCGGGTTGTGCCTGTTCGAGGCAGAAGCCTGCCTTGCCTACAGCGATGCCGACCTGCCTCCGGCGCTGGCCGCGCTGCCCCTGACCTGGCACGCCCACCTGCCGGTGGACCTGGCCTGGGGGGCGGGGCCGCACGGCGCACCCGGCTCGGGCGCGGCGCAGGTGTGCGGGCTGCTGATGGACCGGGTGGCTTTTCTGGGGGGGCAGCGCGCGGTGCTGCACCCGCCCACGCCGAAGCAGTCCGAGGCGGCGGGTTTTGCCGGTACGGACGGCCCGGCCCGGCTGCTGGCCGCCTTTCTGTCCGAATGGACCCGCCAGGGCCGCGACCCGGCCTGCCTGCTGCTGGAAAACATCGCCGGGCAGGATCTGGCGGACCTGCTGCCGATCATCGCCGAGGGAAACTGCAAGGTGTGTCTGGACATGGGCCATGTCCTGACCTACGGTCAGCATAGGCTGCCCGCATCCGCCGAACTGCTTCGGCGGGTGCGCATGATGCACGTGCATGCCCCCGGCGGCATGGACCGTCACCGCCCCCTCACCGAACTGGCGATGGAAGAAGCCGCCTGGGCCGCGCGGGTGCTGCCCGCCCTGCCGCCGGACGCGGTGCTGATGGTGGAGGTGTTCGCCTGGGACGGCGTGCTGGCCTCGCTGCCGGTGCTGGAACGCCTGCTGGACGGGGTGTCGGCCTGA
- a CDS encoding UvrD-helicase domain-containing protein has translation MQQFRADLHIHSRFSRATSGRLNARHLAAWARVKGLDVLGTGDFTHPKWRAELAEQLVLDEPSGLYRLRDPRGLDAELPEYAGKPLAGRTLFMLQAEISSIYKRGGKVRKVHNLVYVPDMDAADRLSRRLAEVGNIESDGRPILGLDSRNLLEMVLETHPQAFLIPAHIWTPWFALFGSKSGFDSVAECFGDLSSEIFAMETGLSSDPEMNWLWSELDRFALISNSDAHSGENLGREANLFSGEIGYESILRSLKGQGIGGRFLGTLEFFPEEGKYHLDGHRKCGVVMEPRETRARGGLCPVCGKPVTVGVLHRVVELADRETPIQSPGQQGYLSLIPLPEILGELLGVGSKSRKVAEQHARCIARFGSELNILQDVPEAELSRFWEPLGEGIARMRRREVLRQSGYDGEYGVVRVFTDKERASIQRRSVVGGLPLLEGMGVPAAPRADAGKDAPRATAKGKKGKGTDRPSLLDAASGQSGESGQSGESGQSGESGQTGPVPGTASDRASYTTLGAASGPAAEPEFEFSPAPGTPDPSPVSETDDGPPPPAFAAFSAPRPPEGATVRFNPAQRRALTAGPQPVLVLAGPGTGKTRTLVGRVLHLVETGIDARRILAVTFTRRAAAEMDERLATALGEDAPLPRTDTLHALAFEYWHRATPTPPVLLSEEAARRVFAEANPDEPAQRLREAWEAIGVCREKMRSCLVEHAPLLARYTEQKAAWNLADYTDLLEFWLDQMQNNIYASPWRHVLVDEIQDLSPLQLTLVRALAPRGGAGFFGIGDPDQSIYGFRGAHGDVAAFLREAWPDLSVVALEENYRSSARILDFAGGLLQGRSACGPLRAARDLPGELHLFEAPTAEGEAAWIGEQIRGLIGATSHSLLDAGHGRTRRGTVLDEGGFSPGDIAVLVRVKSLIPQLQRTLTRFGVPCAVPEAESFWADQRVALILGAAGRMLGIGSTSSPSGPALPAGLSHRRLVAEGVHPSLAGRLGLDASPFPVHRGGDATADASDAIDASGPSGMSGPSGMSDLSGDGGDVSGVSGVEGTDSIGGEAPLRPDAEIPARGLPHEVDCPPKVLARGPLGVAAYLRETPPFDDLFWQSSAFRALSRAYDTHGGWAGLMNWISLQSELELVRRGSEKVQIMSLHAAKGLEFRAVFLPALEDGIMPFAGAGTLTGKPDRDGASPDARTDLDEERRLLYVGMTRASEGLFLSCAARRQLYGRELRLKPSRFLDDVPLEGLRRSMLVQHQKRKERQLSLM, from the coding sequence ATGCAACAGTTCCGGGCCGACCTGCACATCCATTCCCGCTTTTCGCGCGCCACCAGCGGGCGGCTCAACGCCCGTCATCTGGCCGCGTGGGCGCGGGTAAAGGGGCTGGACGTGCTCGGCACCGGCGACTTCACGCACCCCAAATGGCGGGCGGAACTGGCCGAGCAACTGGTGCTGGACGAGCCCAGCGGCCTGTACCGCCTGCGCGACCCGCGCGGGCTGGACGCCGAACTGCCCGAATACGCGGGCAAGCCGCTGGCCGGGCGCACCCTGTTCATGCTCCAGGCCGAAATCAGCAGCATCTACAAACGCGGCGGCAAGGTGCGCAAGGTGCACAACCTTGTCTACGTGCCCGACATGGACGCCGCCGACCGCCTGTCGCGCCGCCTGGCAGAGGTGGGCAACATAGAATCCGACGGGCGGCCCATCCTTGGCCTGGATTCGCGCAATTTGCTGGAAATGGTGCTGGAAACGCATCCCCAGGCATTTTTGATCCCCGCGCACATCTGGACGCCGTGGTTCGCCCTGTTCGGCTCGAAGTCGGGTTTCGACTCGGTGGCGGAATGCTTCGGCGACCTGTCGTCCGAAATCTTCGCCATGGAAACGGGCCTGTCGTCCGACCCGGAGATGAACTGGCTGTGGAGCGAACTGGACCGCTTTGCGCTCATCTCCAATTCCGACGCGCATTCCGGCGAAAACCTGGGGCGCGAGGCCAACCTGTTCTCCGGCGAGATCGGCTACGAAAGCATCCTGCGCAGCCTGAAGGGGCAGGGCATCGGCGGGCGCTTTCTGGGCACGCTGGAATTCTTTCCCGAGGAAGGCAAATACCACCTGGACGGCCACCGCAAGTGCGGCGTGGTCATGGAACCGCGCGAAACCCGCGCCCGTGGCGGGCTGTGCCCGGTGTGCGGCAAGCCGGTGACCGTGGGCGTGCTGCACCGGGTGGTGGAACTGGCCGACCGCGAAACCCCCATCCAGTCGCCGGGGCAGCAGGGCTACCTTTCGCTCATCCCGCTGCCGGAAATCCTGGGCGAGTTGCTGGGCGTGGGTTCCAAGAGCCGCAAGGTGGCGGAACAGCACGCCCGGTGCATTGCCCGGTTCGGCTCGGAACTGAACATTTTGCAGGACGTGCCGGAGGCCGAGCTTTCCCGGTTCTGGGAACCGCTGGGCGAAGGCATTGCCCGCATGCGGCGGCGCGAGGTGCTGCGCCAGTCGGGCTACGACGGCGAGTACGGCGTGGTGCGCGTGTTCACGGACAAGGAGCGCGCCTCCATCCAGCGCCGCTCCGTGGTGGGCGGCCTGCCGCTGCTGGAGGGCATGGGCGTGCCCGCCGCCCCCCGCGCGGATGCCGGAAAGGACGCGCCCCGCGCCACGGCCAAGGGCAAGAAGGGCAAGGGCACGGACCGCCCCTCGCTGCTGGATGCCGCTTCCGGCCAATCAGGCGAATCGGGCCAGTCAGGTGAATCGGGCCAGTCTGGTGAATCGGGCCAGACGGGCCCGGTCCCCGGCACGGCGTCCGACAGGGCTTCCTATACGACGCTGGGGGCAGCGTCCGGCCCCGCCGCAGAGCCCGAATTCGAATTTTCTCCCGCGCCCGGCACCCCCGACCCGTCCCCTGTTTCCGAAACCGACGACGGCCCCCCGCCGCCTGCCTTTGCCGCGTTCAGCGCGCCCCGCCCGCCGGAAGGCGCCACCGTGCGCTTCAACCCCGCCCAGCGCCGCGCGCTGACCGCCGGACCGCAGCCGGTGCTGGTGCTGGCCGGTCCCGGCACGGGCAAGACCCGTACCCTGGTGGGCCGGGTGCTGCATCTGGTGGAAACGGGCATCGACGCCCGGCGCATCCTGGCCGTCACCTTCACCCGGCGCGCGGCGGCGGAAATGGACGAGCGCCTCGCCACCGCCCTTGGCGAGGACGCCCCCCTGCCGCGCACCGACACCCTGCACGCCCTGGCCTTCGAATACTGGCACCGGGCCACGCCCACGCCCCCGGTGCTGCTTTCGGAAGAGGCGGCCCGCCGCGTGTTCGCCGAGGCCAACCCCGACGAGCCCGCCCAGCGGTTGCGCGAGGCGTGGGAAGCCATCGGGGTGTGCCGCGAGAAGATGCGTTCGTGCCTTGTGGAGCACGCCCCGCTGCTGGCCCGCTACACCGAGCAGAAGGCGGCCTGGAACCTGGCGGATTACACAGATCTGCTGGAATTCTGGCTGGATCAGATGCAGAACAACATCTACGCCAGCCCGTGGCGGCATGTGCTGGTGGACGAGATTCAGGACCTTTCGCCGTTGCAACTGACGCTGGTGCGGGCGCTGGCCCCGCGGGGCGGGGCAGGCTTTTTCGGCATCGGCGACCCGGACCAGTCCATCTACGGCTTCCGGGGCGCGCACGGCGACGTGGCCGCCTTCCTGCGCGAGGCATGGCCCGACCTTTCCGTGGTGGCGCTGGAGGAAAACTATCGTTCCTCGGCGCGCATTCTCGATTTTGCGGGCGGCCTTCTGCAGGGCCGTTCGGCCTGCGGCCCGCTACGCGCCGCGCGCGACCTGCCCGGCGAACTGCACCTGTTCGAGGCGCCCACGGCGGAAGGCGAGGCAGCCTGGATCGGCGAGCAGATTCGCGGCCTCATCGGGGCCACCAGCCATTCGTTGCTGGACGCCGGGCATGGCCGGACGCGCCGGGGCACGGTGCTGGACGAGGGCGGGTTCAGCCCCGGCGACATCGCCGTGCTGGTCCGCGTCAAATCGCTGATTCCCCAATTGCAGCGCACCCTGACCCGCTTTGGCGTGCCCTGCGCCGTGCCCGAGGCCGAGTCCTTCTGGGCCGACCAGCGGGTGGCGCTCATTCTGGGGGCCGCCGGGCGCATGCTGGGCATCGGGTCCACATCGTCCCCGTCTGGTCCCGCGTTGCCCGCCGGACTCAGTCACCGCCGCCTGGTGGCGGAAGGGGTGCATCCCTCGCTGGCCGGTCGGCTGGGGCTGGATGCCTCGCCGTTCCCCGTGCATCGGGGCGGGGACGCGACTGCCGATGCTTCCGATGCAATCGATGCATCCGGCCCGTCTGGCATGTCTGGCCCGTCTGGCATGTCAGATTTATCTGGCGACGGGGGCGACGTCTCCGGCGTTTCCGGTGTCGAGGGCACGGACTCCATAGGCGGTGAGGCCCCCCTGCGGCCCGACGCGGAAATTCCCGCGCGCGGCCTGCCGCATGAGGTGGACTGCCCGCCCAAGGTGCTGGCCCGCGGTCCGCTGGGCGTGGCCGCCTACCTGCGCGAAACCCCGCCCTTCGACGATCTGTTCTGGCAGTCCTCGGCCTTCCGGGCGCTGTCCCGCGCCTACGACACCCACGGCGGCTGGGCCGGGCTGATGAACTGGATCAGTCTGCAAAGCGAACTGGAACTGGTGCGGCGCGGCAGCGAAAAGGTGCAGATCATGAGCCTGCACGCGGCCAAGGGGCTGGAATTCCGCGCGGTGTTCCTGCCCGCGCTGGAGGACGGCATCATGCCCTTTGCCGGGGCGGGCACCCTGACCGGCAAGCCCGATCGCGACGGCGCCAGCCCGGACGCCCGTACCGACCTGGACGAGGAACGCCGCCTGCTTTACGTGGGCATGACCCGCGCGTCCGAGGGGCTGTTCCTCAGCTGCGCCGCGCGCCGCCAGCTGTATGGCCGCGAACTGCGCCTGAAGCCTTCGCGTTTTCTGGACGACGTGCCGCTGGAAGGGCTGCGCCGTTCCATGCTGGTGCAGCACCAGAAGCGCAAGGAGCGCCAGCTGTCGCTGATGTGA